A stretch of the Oncorhynchus clarkii lewisi isolate Uvic-CL-2024 chromosome 9, UVic_Ocla_1.0, whole genome shotgun sequence genome encodes the following:
- the LOC139416193 gene encoding mitotic spindle assembly checkpoint protein MAD2A-like produces the protein MTSTLKGITLKGSAELVAEFFSFGINSILYQRGIYPPETFSRVTQYDMSLQLTTDTKLKSYLTNVVSQLKEWLFDCTVQKLVLVITCLETNEVLERWQFDIECDKSAKEISAPREKSIKSIQDEIRSVIRQITATVTFLPLLETACAFDLLVYTDKDLEVPDKWEESGPQVIDQSEEVRLRSFTTSIHKVNSMVTYKRTDSA, from the exons ATGACGAGCACACTGAAAGGTATTACCCTGAAAGGAAGCGCTGAGCTTGTGGCCGAGTTTTTCT CATTCGGTATCAACAGCATCCTGTACCAGCGAGGGATCTACCCTCCGGAGACGTTCTCCCGAGTCACTCAGTATGACATGAGCCTTCAACTCACTACTGACACCAAGCTGAAGAGCTACCTGACCAACGTGGTATCTCAACTCAAAG AGTGGCTGTTTGACTGCACAGTGCAGAAGCTGGTGCTGGTGATCACATGTCTGGAGACCAACGAGGTGCTGGAGAGGTGGCAGTTTGACATTGAGTGTGACAAGAGTGCCAAGGAGATCAG TGCTCCCAGGGAGAAATCCATCAAGTCCATCCAGGATGAGATTCGCTCAGTCATCAGACAGATCACCGCCACTGTCACCTTCCTACCCCTGCTGGAGACTGCCT GTGCCTTCGACCTCCTCGTCTACACCGACAAGGACCTGGAAGTGCCGGACAAGTGGGAGGAGTCAGGCCCCCAGGTCATTGACCAGTCGGAGGAGGTTCGCTTGCGCTCCTTCACCACCTCCATCCACAAGGTCAACAGCATGGTGACCTACAAGAGGACCGACTCAGCCTag